In one window of Helianthus annuus cultivar XRQ/B chromosome 17, HanXRQr2.0-SUNRISE, whole genome shotgun sequence DNA:
- the LOC110921993 gene encoding protein COFACTOR ASSEMBLY OF COMPLEX C SUBUNIT B CCB3, chloroplastic isoform X2 encodes MAVSSFSLQTKGYTVPMQLNASPVGSHLFFPKRFICPTKRVPHQRVRRYQAFCSLDVAVPNIDIPLSASINSRELIRHISDVVIPENTQRLVLMDLDPGSAKLAITILGPFLSVFSFLFIIRIVMSWYPKLPVGKFPYVIAYAPTEPILTVTRKVIPPLGGVDVTPVVWFGLISFLNEILVGPQGLLVLLSQQV; translated from the exons ATGGCTGTTTCTTCCTTTTCACTTCAGACCAAAG GTTATACAGTACCAATGCAATTAAATGCGTCTCCAGTCGGATCACATTTGTTCTTCCCT AAAAGATTCATATGTCCAACAAAACGGGTCCCACACCAGCGGGTCCGAAGATATCAAGCATTTTGTTCTTTAGATGTTGCAGTTCCTAACATTGATATCCCTCTATCAGCTTCAATCAATTCCCGAGAACTTAT AAGACACATATCAGATGTCGTCATACCAGAGAATACGCAAAGGTTGGTTTTGATGGATCTGGACCCGGGCTCAGCTAAGTTGGCGATAACCATTTTGGGGCCATTTTTATCAGTATTTTCGTTCCTCTTCATTATACGAATCGTGATGTCATGGTATCCAAAGCTTCCAGTTGGGAAGTTTCCTTATGTAATAGCATACGCCCCTACAGAGCCGATTTTGACAGTTACACGGAAGGTGATTCCACCCCTTGGTGGGGTCGATGTAACACCTGTGGTTTGGTTTGGGTTGATTAGTTTTCTTAATGAAATATTAGTTGGTCCTCAAGGCTTGCTTGTCCTCTTGTCTCAACAGGTTTAG
- the LOC110921993 gene encoding protein COFACTOR ASSEMBLY OF COMPLEX C SUBUNIT B CCB3, chloroplastic isoform X3 translates to MAVSSFSLQTKAGYTVPMQLNASPVGSHLFFPKRFICPTKRVPHQRVRRYQAFCSLDVAVPNIDIPLSASINSRELIHISDVVIPENTQRLVLMDLDPGSAKLAITILGPFLSVFSFLFIIRIVMSWYPKLPVGKFPYVIAYAPTEPILTVTRKVIPPLGGVDVTPVVWFGLISFLNEILVGPQGLLVLLSQQV, encoded by the exons ATGGCTGTTTCTTCCTTTTCACTTCAGACCAAAG CAGGTTATACAGTACCAATGCAATTAAATGCGTCTCCAGTCGGATCACATTTGTTCTTCCCT AAAAGATTCATATGTCCAACAAAACGGGTCCCACACCAGCGGGTCCGAAGATATCAAGCATTTTGTTCTTTAGATGTTGCAGTTCCTAACATTGATATCCCTCTATCAGCTTCAATCAATTCCCGAGAACTTAT ACACATATCAGATGTCGTCATACCAGAGAATACGCAAAGGTTGGTTTTGATGGATCTGGACCCGGGCTCAGCTAAGTTGGCGATAACCATTTTGGGGCCATTTTTATCAGTATTTTCGTTCCTCTTCATTATACGAATCGTGATGTCATGGTATCCAAAGCTTCCAGTTGGGAAGTTTCCTTATGTAATAGCATACGCCCCTACAGAGCCGATTTTGACAGTTACACGGAAGGTGATTCCACCCCTTGGTGGGGTCGATGTAACACCTGTGGTTTGGTTTGGGTTGATTAGTTTTCTTAATGAAATATTAGTTGGTCCTCAAGGCTTGCTTGTCCTCTTGTCTCAACAGGTTTAG
- the LOC110923317 gene encoding pentatricopeptide repeat-containing protein At1g09220, mitochondrial, whose product MRKDHYSLLSSLLHNHHSNRRSIQQIHSHLVTTTATIHPPPPTTLWTTILRHYSLGYSPKEAILLYKHHLHPTTLFHGDSFTYAFVIKSCANSELPISGSQLHSIVFKTGFQSHVYVQTALVNMYVVCGCLRECRKVFDEMPLRNLVTWNVLVTGLAKRGEVTLARSFFDVMPVKNVVSWSGMIDGYTRANQPKEAVSLFRHMVALACNNNKPTEITVLALYPAIWNLGSLELCQCVHAYGEKNGFYTTDIRVTNALIDVYARCGSVHNALRVFELIPSDEKNLVSWTSIITVFAMHGMAKEAVDSFKRMEEVGMKPNRVTFLSVISACSHGGLVEEGLVFFKKMVNESCIVPDIKHYGCLIDMLARAGRLEDAEKMALEVPKDMANDVIWRTLLGACSYYDNVEMGKRITSRIFEMERRYSGDYVLLSNIFSGVGDYVDSENVRRRMDQMDVCKLPGCSSI is encoded by the coding sequence ATGAGGAAAGACCACTACAGTCTGCTATCATCACTACTACACAACCACCACTCCAATCGCCGATCAATTCAACAAATCCACTCTCACTTGGTCACTACAACCGCCACaatccacccaccaccacccactaccctCTGGACCACCATCCTCCGTCACTACTCACTTGGGTATTCCCCCAAAGAAGCCATTTTGCTCTACAAACACCACCTCCACCCCACCACTCTGTTTCATGGCGACAGTTTTACCTATGCGTTCGTAATCAAATCCTGTGCTAATTCAGAGCTACCCATCTCTGGTTCTCAGCTCCATTCTATCGTCTTCAAGACCGGGTTTCAGAGTCATGTATACGTGCAAACTGCTTTGGTTAATATGTATGTTGTTTGTGGGTGTTTAAGGGAATGTCgtaaggtgttcgatgaaatgcctttGAGAAATTTGGTCACTTGGAATGTTTTGGTAACTGGGTTAGCGAAACGGGGGGAAGTTACATTAGCAAGATCGTTTTTTGATGTAATGCCGGTCAAGAATGTTGTTTCTTGGAGTGGTATGATTGATGGGTATACACGAGCGAATCAACCTAAAGAAGCCGTTTCATTGTTTcgacacatggttgcactagccTGTAATAATAACAAACCAACCGAAATAACTGTTTTGGCACTTTACCCTGCCATTTGGAATCTTGGGTCTTTGGAGTTATGCCAATGTGTTCATGCATATGGAGAGAAGAACGGGTTTTATACGACTGATATACGTGTGACAAACGCTCTTATTGATGTGTATGCAAGATGCGGTAGCGTGCATAATGCATTGCGCGTTTTTGAGTTAATACCAAGTGACGAAAAGAATCTAGTGTCATGGACATCGATCATCACTGTGTTTGCAATGCACGGTATGGCAAAAGAAGCCGTGGATAGTTTCAAAAGAATGGAGGAAGTAGGCATGAAGCCGAATAGGGTTACTTTCTTGAGCGTTATAAGTGCTTGTAGTCATGGCGGATTAGTTGAAGAAGGGTtagtttttttcaaaaaaatggtTAACGAGTCGTGTATTGTGCCTGACATCAAGCATTATGGGTGCTTGATCGACATGTTGGCTAGAGCAGGGAGGCTTGAAGACGCGGAGAAAATGGCTTTAGAGGTGCCAAAAGATATGGCTAATGATGTCATTTGGAGAACACTTCTAGGGGCATGTAGCTACTATGATAATGTTGAGATGGGGAAGAGGATCACAAGTAGAATATTTGAAATGGAGAGACGATATTCGGGTGATTATGTGCTTTTGTCGAACATATTTTCGGGGGTAGGTGATTATGTTGATTCGGAGAATGTTAGGAGAAGAATGGATCAAATGGATGTTTGTAAACTACCCGGTTGTAGTTCCATTTAA
- the LOC110921993 gene encoding protein COFACTOR ASSEMBLY OF COMPLEX C SUBUNIT B CCB3, chloroplastic isoform X1 — protein MAVSSFSLQTKAGYTVPMQLNASPVGSHLFFPKRFICPTKRVPHQRVRRYQAFCSLDVAVPNIDIPLSASINSRELIRHISDVVIPENTQRLVLMDLDPGSAKLAITILGPFLSVFSFLFIIRIVMSWYPKLPVGKFPYVIAYAPTEPILTVTRKVIPPLGGVDVTPVVWFGLISFLNEILVGPQGLLVLLSQQV, from the exons ATGGCTGTTTCTTCCTTTTCACTTCAGACCAAAG CAGGTTATACAGTACCAATGCAATTAAATGCGTCTCCAGTCGGATCACATTTGTTCTTCCCT AAAAGATTCATATGTCCAACAAAACGGGTCCCACACCAGCGGGTCCGAAGATATCAAGCATTTTGTTCTTTAGATGTTGCAGTTCCTAACATTGATATCCCTCTATCAGCTTCAATCAATTCCCGAGAACTTAT AAGACACATATCAGATGTCGTCATACCAGAGAATACGCAAAGGTTGGTTTTGATGGATCTGGACCCGGGCTCAGCTAAGTTGGCGATAACCATTTTGGGGCCATTTTTATCAGTATTTTCGTTCCTCTTCATTATACGAATCGTGATGTCATGGTATCCAAAGCTTCCAGTTGGGAAGTTTCCTTATGTAATAGCATACGCCCCTACAGAGCCGATTTTGACAGTTACACGGAAGGTGATTCCACCCCTTGGTGGGGTCGATGTAACACCTGTGGTTTGGTTTGGGTTGATTAGTTTTCTTAATGAAATATTAGTTGGTCCTCAAGGCTTGCTTGTCCTCTTGTCTCAACAGGTTTAG
- the LOC110921993 gene encoding protein COFACTOR ASSEMBLY OF COMPLEX C SUBUNIT B CCB3, chloroplastic isoform X4: protein MAVSSFSLQTKGYTVPMQLNASPVGSHLFFPKRFICPTKRVPHQRVRRYQAFCSLDVAVPNIDIPLSASINSRELIHISDVVIPENTQRLVLMDLDPGSAKLAITILGPFLSVFSFLFIIRIVMSWYPKLPVGKFPYVIAYAPTEPILTVTRKVIPPLGGVDVTPVVWFGLISFLNEILVGPQGLLVLLSQQV from the exons ATGGCTGTTTCTTCCTTTTCACTTCAGACCAAAG GTTATACAGTACCAATGCAATTAAATGCGTCTCCAGTCGGATCACATTTGTTCTTCCCT AAAAGATTCATATGTCCAACAAAACGGGTCCCACACCAGCGGGTCCGAAGATATCAAGCATTTTGTTCTTTAGATGTTGCAGTTCCTAACATTGATATCCCTCTATCAGCTTCAATCAATTCCCGAGAACTTAT ACACATATCAGATGTCGTCATACCAGAGAATACGCAAAGGTTGGTTTTGATGGATCTGGACCCGGGCTCAGCTAAGTTGGCGATAACCATTTTGGGGCCATTTTTATCAGTATTTTCGTTCCTCTTCATTATACGAATCGTGATGTCATGGTATCCAAAGCTTCCAGTTGGGAAGTTTCCTTATGTAATAGCATACGCCCCTACAGAGCCGATTTTGACAGTTACACGGAAGGTGATTCCACCCCTTGGTGGGGTCGATGTAACACCTGTGGTTTGGTTTGGGTTGATTAGTTTTCTTAATGAAATATTAGTTGGTCCTCAAGGCTTGCTTGTCCTCTTGTCTCAACAGGTTTAG
- the LOC110922846 gene encoding large ribosomal RNA subunit accumulation protein YCED homolog 2, chloroplastic yields the protein MGYCISGSLTSLHPSNPTHNKSLNFSKYTLSASIQRNHIPLIGKKVGKRLIRISTAEGKWQGNWNADYNFSLRDLRLDDLVEAGDPNDSRVLVSLTIHRHAGFGLSVDGKIDTAFTRKCSNCSLPYCRQITTNFNVWVLPSNKDGDSNQLPEIGGDDPSVIYVKPGCEADLDSLIQDTVRLTTSVNETCSDVCEKSELGLKHISKAKAPTVDKRWSKLLELKNSYQ from the exons ATGGGATACTGCATTTCTGGAAGCTTAACATCATTACATCCTTCAAATCCAACACACAACAAATCACTCAACTTCTCCAAATACACTCTTTCTGCCTCCATCCAAAGAAACCATATCCCACTG ATAGGAAAGAAGGTAGGAAAAAGGCTGATACGAATATCAACCGCAGAAGGGAAATGGCAAGGAAACTGGAATGCTGACTATAACTTCTCGCTTCGAGACCTACGGTTAGATGATTTAGTCGAAGCCGGTGATCCTAACGATTCACGGGTCCTCGTGTCTCTAACAATTCATAGG CATGCAGGCTTTGGGCTTTCTGTTGATGGGAAAATTGATACGGCTTTTACTAGAAAGTGTAGCAACTGTTCTTTGCCTTACTGCAGACAG ATTACTACAAACTTCAATGTGTGGGTCCTACCGAGTAACAAAGATGGTGACTCTAATCAGCTACCTGAAATTGGAGGCGACGATCCATCA GTCATCTATGTGAAACCAGGATGTGAAGCAGATCTCGACTCGTTAATACAGGACACAGTTAGGCTCACCACTTCTGTGAAT GAAACCTGTTCAGATGTTTGTGAGAAATCAGAACTCGGGTTAAAGC ATATTAGCAAGGCAAAGGCTCCAACTGTGGATAAGAGGTGGTCCAAGTTACTTGAGCTAAAGAACTCATATCAATAA
- the LOC110921572 gene encoding protein S-acyltransferase 11: MDSASPSSVSPTKQEDDHVTSITEEHETTCWGCGLRLIISPYAPIFKCGWCGAITNHNARKYDNKYFWLRRLRDRCFVVILLLFMLFIIGSGVWAIYPTIFSTGYFYGIFHMTVTGILSIATLSTYVLASSRSPGAPPRIYWGSYPAMGRNGLMDYTFCNVCSNPKSPNTHHCRSCGMCVLDMDHHCPFIGNCVGAGNHRSFILFLMSAVTSTFYVSIISANILYQIWPPLRHIPSVTLTWSTIFTYLAESALPFLISVESLSIRGFLLIYLFFASVSVEIGLAVLLWQQICFIYEGKTYLSSLSSNSNGNDEVEEKDCQNIVRFFGCSNPATRYLLSFWNFKKSHKK; encoded by the exons ATGGATTCGGCTTCACCGTCCTCTGTTTCACCTACAAAACAG GAGGATGATCATGTGACATCCATAACCGAGGAACACGAGACAACTTGTTGGGGATGTGGATTGCGGCTAATTATTTCACCTTATGCACCCATTTTCAAGTGCGGTTGGTGTGGGGCCATCACTAACCACAATGCCCGTAAATACGATAACAAGTACTTTTGGTTAAGACGTTTGCGAGACCGATGCTTTGTCGTTATTCTCTTGCTATTTATGCTTTTCATTATAG GTAGTGGTGTTTGGGCTATATATCCGACTATCTTTTCAACGGGTTATTTTTACGGTATATTTCATATGACTGTCACGGGTATTTTGTCAATAGCCACGCTTTCAACTTATGTTCTTGCTTCATCTCGGTCACCTGGTGCACCACCGCGTATATATTGGGGCAGCTACCCAGCCATGGGTAGAAATGGACTCATGGATTACACCTTTTGTAATGTGTGTTCAAACCCGAAGTCACCTAACACTCATCATTGCCGGTCATGTGGGATGTGTGTATTGGACATGGATCATCATTGCCCATTT ATTGGTAATTGTGTGGGTGCTGGAAATCATAGAAGCTTCATTCTCTTCCTCATGTCAGCAGTCACCAGTACTTTCTACGTTTCAATCATATCTGCAAACATACTATATCAAATCTGGCCACCATTACGACACATTCCTTCAGTTACATTGACTTGGTCAACCATCTTCACATACCTCGCAGAAAGTGCACTCCCTTTCCTCATATCCGTAGAGTCTCTATCGATCAGAGGTTTTTTACTGATTTACCTTTTCTTCGCAAGCGTTTCTGTAGAAATCGGTTTGGCGGTGCTTTTATGGCAGCAAATTTGCTTTATATACGAAGGGAAGACGTATTTAAGTTCTCTAAGTTCAAATTCAAATGGAAATGATGAAGTTGAGGAAAAAGATTGCCAAAATATTGTTAGGTTTTTTGGTTGTTCTAACCCTGCAACAAGATATTTGCTTAGTTTCTGGAATTTTAAGAAAAGCCACAAGAAGTGA